A genomic segment from Nicotiana tabacum cultivar K326 chromosome 7, ASM71507v2, whole genome shotgun sequence encodes:
- the LOC107819247 gene encoding LOW QUALITY PROTEIN: small ribosomal subunit protein uS4m (The sequence of the model RefSeq protein was modified relative to this genomic sequence to represent the inferred CDS: inserted 4 bases in 4 codons; substituted 3 bases at 3 genomic stop codons), which yields MWRKRLIQRDMXLPAFKFKTCRLLLGNVWKRVIQHRILQRLRNKKRSIKIKIYSRENFNSYIQSQTTXKLSLFXGDLPTKEMHRGRERTSYIPFLLNPEIRSDIILVCLHFCEXIPQTRHLISHXRVCVNNGMVNITHFKLSYGDIISFQENDAGTRGEEIKRGXSPISVKKIIGKFLDHPWRRTKTXWFCLLKTKRGCRLLLKSRFLQQLHSSMQEKDLERTKKFGSEKVCLGSSFAEHNRMKRNLY from the exons ATGTGGCGAAAAAGACTAATTCAACGAGATA CCTTGCCTgcattcaaatttaaaacttgtCGTCTACTTTTAGGAAATGTTTGGAAAAGAGTAATACAACACCGTATTCTCCAAAGATTGAGGAACAAGAAGAGATCTATTAAGATAAAGATTTATTCTAGAGAAAATTTTAACAGCTACATCCAATCACAAACTACATGAAAGTTGTCTCTTT ATGGAGATTTACCCACCAAAGAGATGCACAGAGGAAGGGAACGAACTTCATATATCCCTTTTCTACTTAATCCAGAAATAAGATCGGACATTATCCTGGTTTGTCTCCATTTTTGTG ATATTCCCCAAACAAGGCATCTGATAAGTCATTGAAGGGTTTGTGTGAATAATGGAATGGTTAATATTACTCATTTTAAACTATCATACGGTGATATAATATCTTTTCAAGAAAATGATGCGGGAACCCGCGGTGAAGAAATAAAGAGGG TGTCGCCTATCTCAGTtaaaaaaataataggaaaattcCTGGATCACCCGTGGAGAAGAACCAAAACATAATGGTTTTGCCTACTCAAAACTAAGAGGGGATGCCGCCTACTACTAAAATCCCGATTTTTGCAACAGTTGCATTCTTCTATGCAAGAAAAAGACTTAGAAAGAACAAAGAAGTTTGGATCCGAAAAAGTATGCTTAGGCAGTTCTTTCGCTGAGCATAACAGAATGAAGAGGAATTTGtattag